The following are encoded together in the Fusarium keratoplasticum isolate Fu6.1 chromosome 1, whole genome shotgun sequence genome:
- a CDS encoding Ribosome biogenesis protein RLP24 produces the protein MRVDPCFFCGRPSYPSKGITFVRNDGKSFRFCRSKCHRNFKMKRNPRSLRWTKASRVKAGKEMVCDSTLLFGARRNVPERYNRDLVEKTIVAMKRISEIRARRERVFYKKRMAGKRARELAQARKLVSENEHLLPRLRGSEIKRLKEANAEAGMEVEEEELVAKKHEVKVFGGEARRVKIQVPDESSDDGEDDDGQDEIQDEEMEVY, from the exons ATGAG AGTCGACCCGTGTTTCTTCTGTGGTCGCCCATCATACCCTTCCAAGGGTATCACCTTTGTCAGAAACGATG GAAAATCCTTTCGATTCTGCCGATCAAAATGCCACCGCAACTTCAAGATGAAGCGTAACCCCCGCTCCCTCCGGTGGACAAAGGCCTCGCGCGTCAAGGCCGGCAAGGAGATGGTCTGCGACAGcaccctcctcttcggcGCCCGCCGCAACGTCCCCGAGCGCTACAACCGCGACCTGGTGGAGAAGACCATCGTCGCCATGAAGCGCATCAGCGAGATCCGCGCCCGCAGAGAGCGCGTCTTCTACAAGAAGCGCATGGCCGGCAAGCGCGCCCGCGAGCTCGCCCAGGCACGCAAGCTCGTCTCCGAGAACGAGCACCTGCTCCCCCGCCTCCGCGGCAGCGAGATCAAgaggctcaaggaggccaacgCCGAGGCCGGCatggaggtggaggaggaggagctggtcgccaagaagcacgaggtcaaggtctttgGTGGCGAGGCGCGCAGGGTCAAGATCCAGGTCCCCGACGAATCCTCCGACGAcggcgaagacgacgacggacaGGACGAGATCCAAGACGAGGAAATGGAGGTGTATTAA